Part of the Hevea brasiliensis isolate MT/VB/25A 57/8 chromosome 16, ASM3005281v1, whole genome shotgun sequence genome is shown below.
ACAAGAGTAGGAGATACATCGCACTTCACAGAATGTTCGAAATTGGGAGGGAGATAAGCATATGAATCCACCTATATAACCACAGTATAACATCAAAATTATGAGGCCTACATTGACAAACTAGAAAACTAAAGCTAAAACACATATCTTCACATGTACAAATGTTGCCAGTTTGCGTTCATATGCAGTTAATGAATGTATACCAGACACTCTTACCGTTAGTTTGTGACCAGCACTAGATGTATTAGTAAGAGTCACAGAACCCTGAACCACGAATATGAACCTAGTAAGTATATGAAGCAAGCAAGCATTAGACATGATTATGGATCATCCAATTGataatggaaaaagaaagaaaaattaatacaCCTCTCTACATCATGAGGAGGAAGCCGTGATCTTGATTTTCCTGCAGAGGTGAAGCTTACGTTAATTAATCAATAAACCAAATTTATTAGGCAGGCATAAACTGCTATACCATATTTTTCACATGAATGCCACAAAATACATATATTTCACTTGAATTACTTATTATGgaggaaatgggaatgaatacaAAGATGCAAATACCACTCAGGTAAAGGACTGAATGCTTGACTTTCAGGTGTTATTAAAGCATGGTTTCTTTTGTAAACACTGCAGGTGAAGCCTAGTAAGTCTGCCAAGAAACAACCAAATTAAACTGCAGATGATTAAACTACTGCTTGAGCAGTCTATTTAGTGATTAAAAATGAACaacaaaaggaaaataaatatgAAGCATtggttttaaatttctagttcccACAAACATGAATATGCTGTTAGCTAAAAAGCTGACATAATATTTTTTGCAATCACCCTCAAATATAAGGGCGAATTGTTAATTTCAAAAGTCCACCCCCATGGACCTAGTTCTGCGCCTACATTGAGCAGACCATGCCCATTTGGTTGCTGTGTTTAAGGATGGGACAGGGGAAAACAAATCACAATCTTATTGTAAATTACCTAGAACCCTATAAAATCAAAAGCTCTACTTGATGGAGCCTACACCGTGGACTATTTTAGTTAAGTCCTTAGCTTTAATATCTTCATCTGTAAACTCTCTGTTATTTTTTAATCTAATTTTCAGCGCCATTGTGCATCATGCGCATTTAACTTTATTCCCAAACCAAAAGACTTACCAATTCTGCGAGTGTCATTGAGGAATTGACAAACTCAAACCAACGCTCCCTAAGAATCCATAACCATGAAATCTTTATATTTCCTCTGGTTATTCCAAGAGATTTCATAAACAGACATAAACAGATGATGATGGCTTTATTTTTTATCTTTTGCCATTTCGGAATACAGTTCTGAAAAATACTGACCTTGGAGATGAGAAGTAGACATAGTGGGATTTGTAACTTTCCAGTAGAGAGGCTTCGATTCTTCTCCCGCATCAAATACTGAAGGCGCGGAGCAGAACCC
Proteins encoded:
- the LOC131174697 gene encoding (S)-ureidoglycine aminohydrolase-like, yielding MEGFCSAPSVFDAGEESKPLYWKVTNPTMSTSHLQGQYFSELGNIKISWLWILRERWFEFVNSSMTLAELGSVTLTNTSSAGHKLTVRVSGIHSLTAYERKLATFVDSYAYLPPNFEHSVKCDVSPTLVVFEKRYASLDNLITKQILGSTDKQLLLETPVEQLRI